The following proteins are encoded in a genomic region of Pseudodesulfovibrio mercurii:
- a CDS encoding carboxymuconolactone decarboxylase family protein, producing the protein MPEPAEKATELFRQMNKNRRNVFKAYQGFTAAIKKGSAIEDKYQSLILIACSILSQCDMCISLHVQNAVTCGATKDEIIDAGLLAVAMGGSPKMMYMRYVYEELDKLYE; encoded by the coding sequence ATGCCGGAACCCGCTGAAAAAGCGACCGAACTCTTTCGCCAGATGAACAAGAACCGCCGCAACGTCTTCAAGGCGTACCAGGGGTTCACCGCCGCCATCAAGAAGGGCAGCGCCATCGAGGACAAGTACCAGTCCCTGATCCTGATCGCCTGTTCCATCCTATCCCAGTGCGACATGTGCATATCGCTCCACGTGCAGAACGCGGTGACCTGCGGGGCCACCAAGGACGAGATCATCGACGCCGGCCTCCTGGCCGTGGCCATGGGCGGTTCGCCCAAGATGATGTACATGCGCTACGTGTACGAGGAGCTCGACAAGCTCTACGAATAG
- a CDS encoding glycosyltransferase family 2 protein has protein sequence MGAPKADGRAAWRALPDDLKGLLRLGFTGKGHLLDVAAHGLRSGRAAAPVVRDALRTLAANHPLDGGLAAEVLDAAPAAALLDPDDAARLRVLADHWRAPADPAPLRDLLAARDFARTRAFLDRAVAREPANLFWREQAVVAGTVENEPDFVFHILNMDAPDTVRPLLAAAENRARTLFSPPAPPAPEALLDAARTAPWNVGLALRAHDALTGVSSLRAPLPGRTAVLLYSWNKADELDATLGTLLTADLADASLFVLDNGSTDRTAEVLARRAGQFADRLGADRLTTVSLPVNIGAAAARNWLLHLDAVRAHDFVCYLDDDVDLPADWLQRLGAAVSRYPEAGVWGCKVVDHANPLCIQSADSHLSMDPEAHADLTRLDPNPFGLTGLHAQTLDTGDFDFLRPCASVTGCCHLFRTDVLLDSGDFAIHLSPSQYDDMEHDLRLCEAGRFPVCQGHLAVRHKKRTGAASLISAPELGNALGNKYKMQVMHARADIAAALKAEQALLESDLLGKLEYLDSL, from the coding sequence ATGGGCGCGCCCAAGGCTGACGGCCGCGCCGCCTGGCGCGCCCTGCCCGACGATCTCAAGGGGCTGCTGCGCCTCGGGTTCACGGGCAAGGGCCACCTGCTCGACGTGGCCGCCCACGGCCTGCGCTCGGGCCGGGCCGCCGCCCCCGTGGTCCGGGACGCCCTGCGCACCCTGGCCGCGAACCATCCCCTGGACGGCGGGCTGGCCGCCGAGGTGCTCGACGCCGCCCCGGCCGCCGCGCTCCTCGACCCGGACGACGCGGCCCGGCTGCGCGTCCTGGCCGACCACTGGCGCGCCCCGGCCGACCCCGCGCCGCTCCGCGACCTGCTGGCCGCCCGCGACTTCGCCCGGACCCGTGCCTTCCTGGACCGGGCCGTGGCCCGTGAGCCCGCCAACCTCTTCTGGCGCGAACAGGCGGTCGTCGCGGGCACGGTGGAGAACGAGCCGGACTTCGTCTTCCACATCCTGAACATGGACGCCCCCGACACGGTCCGTCCGCTCCTTGCCGCCGCCGAAAACCGCGCCCGGACCCTCTTTTCCCCGCCCGCGCCGCCCGCGCCCGAAGCGCTCCTGGACGCGGCCCGCACGGCCCCGTGGAACGTCGGCCTGGCCCTGCGCGCCCACGACGCCCTGACCGGGGTGTCCTCCCTGCGCGCGCCCCTGCCGGGCCGCACGGCCGTGCTGCTCTACTCCTGGAACAAGGCGGACGAACTGGACGCCACCCTGGGGACCCTGCTCACCGCCGATCTCGCGGACGCCTCGCTCTTCGTCCTGGACAACGGCTCCACGGACCGCACCGCCGAGGTACTGGCCCGCCGGGCCGGGCAGTTCGCCGACCGGCTGGGCGCGGACCGCCTGACCACGGTCTCCCTGCCCGTGAACATCGGCGCGGCCGCCGCGCGCAACTGGCTGCTCCACCTGGACGCGGTCCGTGCGCACGACTTCGTCTGCTACCTGGACGACGACGTGGACCTGCCCGCCGACTGGCTGCAACGGCTCGGCGCGGCGGTCTCGCGCTACCCCGAAGCGGGCGTCTGGGGCTGCAAGGTGGTGGACCACGCCAACCCCCTGTGCATCCAGAGCGCGGACAGCCACCTGTCCATGGACCCCGAGGCCCATGCCGACCTGACCCGCCTGGACCCCAACCCCTTCGGCCTGACCGGTCTGCACGCCCAGACCCTGGACACCGGCGACTTCGACTTCCTGCGCCCCTGCGCCTCGGTCACGGGCTGTTGCCACCTCTTCCGCACGGACGTGCTCCTGGACTCCGGCGACTTCGCCATCCACCTTTCCCCGTCCCAGTACGACGACATGGAGCACGACCTGCGCCTGTGCGAGGCGGGCCGCTTCCCGGTCTGCCAGGGACACCTCGCCGTGCGCCACAAGAAGCGGACCGGCGCGGCCTCCCTGATCTCCGCCCCGGAACTGGGCAACGCCCTGGGCAACAAGTACAAGATGCAGGTCATGCACGCCCGCGCCGACATCGCCGCCGCCCTCAAGGCCGAACAGGCCCTGCTCGAAAGCGACCTGCTCGGCAAGCTGGAATACCTCGACTCTCTGTAG
- a CDS encoding glycosyltransferase, with translation MSTSIPVLCYHNVSDVNGHTPERFREHLDAMLDAGWRTISGRELLAVTRGDMAAPKKSLVLTFDDGHLSNWTTVVPELEKRGMTGTFFALTDFTVPGEVRTADTAPAMLPMPQAFRAALLDGDFSQFINEAEYRAMLDKGMEVFAHGCHHQAAFINLVPQPPMGAAGAHWGGWSIYPGHHDGWPLFKAGSAYVYDGFWPVLEGLGGPRFVKRSEAERRAFCRRDFRRSLERIRALNGWDEQLFCWPWGQFDPVAEAELKEAGYVGAFTLERWANARGTDPFRLNRIGVGAPKDGRWIQHRLRMYSGTLSSRFFFKKYRKKPEVNAVLYATDSDKLSGGSRQMINNVKAMADMGVKVYALVAPDSALNQALDGLDGTNVEVVRFDGFRDYVRAGKFLKALVRDRSIDVVHTFHNRAYKMGVLARLLGAKCKLFINRGVISRPNAVFFLWTALSDGVIANSVRCAEILRRHWVRGGLLNVVYNAYAEPDHGEPKPRKKRGTRFIYVGNGAHIKGFDVFLKAADRLCRDGARDLEFVGVGVGDGELGRFEDVLTPRVRERYRNAGKLSHAEVLDELRFADVLVVSSRLESLPNVLLEGFDFGLPAVCTSVGGIPEVVRDGVDGFLCASEDADCLAARMRRLAEDPLKRYALGLAGRRVVRTLFTPEAKGRNLMRVYMGERLYEPLPIEAMTVAEPPAEPAADIEEHTHGRAQG, from the coding sequence ATGAGCACATCCATACCCGTCCTCTGCTACCACAACGTGTCCGACGTGAACGGCCACACGCCCGAGCGGTTCCGCGAACACCTGGACGCCATGCTCGACGCGGGCTGGCGGACCATCTCCGGCCGCGAGCTGCTGGCCGTGACGCGCGGAGACATGGCCGCGCCGAAGAAATCCCTGGTCCTGACCTTCGACGACGGCCACCTGTCCAACTGGACCACCGTGGTCCCGGAGCTGGAGAAGCGCGGCATGACCGGGACCTTCTTCGCGCTCACGGACTTCACCGTGCCCGGCGAGGTGCGCACGGCCGACACCGCGCCGGCCATGCTGCCCATGCCCCAGGCCTTCCGGGCCGCCCTCCTGGACGGCGATTTTTCCCAGTTCATCAACGAGGCCGAGTACCGGGCCATGCTCGACAAGGGCATGGAGGTCTTCGCCCACGGCTGCCACCACCAGGCCGCGTTCATCAACCTCGTGCCGCAGCCGCCCATGGGGGCGGCCGGGGCGCACTGGGGCGGCTGGTCCATCTATCCCGGCCACCACGACGGCTGGCCCCTGTTCAAGGCCGGGAGCGCCTACGTCTACGACGGGTTCTGGCCCGTGCTCGAAGGGTTGGGCGGGCCGCGCTTCGTCAAGCGGTCCGAGGCCGAGCGCCGGGCGTTCTGCCGCCGGGACTTCCGCCGGAGCCTGGAACGCATCCGCGCCCTGAACGGCTGGGACGAGCAGCTCTTCTGCTGGCCGTGGGGCCAGTTCGACCCGGTGGCCGAGGCCGAGCTGAAGGAGGCCGGGTACGTCGGGGCCTTCACCCTGGAGCGCTGGGCCAACGCCCGGGGCACGGACCCGTTCCGTCTCAACCGGATCGGCGTGGGCGCCCCCAAGGACGGCCGCTGGATCCAGCACCGGCTGCGCATGTACTCGGGCACCCTCTCCTCCCGCTTCTTCTTCAAGAAATACCGCAAGAAGCCGGAGGTGAACGCCGTCCTCTACGCCACGGACTCCGACAAGCTGTCCGGCGGCAGCCGCCAGATGATCAACAACGTCAAGGCCATGGCCGACATGGGCGTGAAGGTATACGCCCTGGTCGCCCCGGACTCGGCCCTCAACCAGGCCCTGGACGGCCTGGACGGAACCAATGTCGAAGTGGTCCGTTTCGACGGGTTCCGGGACTACGTGCGGGCCGGGAAGTTTCTCAAGGCCCTGGTCCGGGACCGGTCCATCGACGTGGTCCACACCTTCCACAACCGGGCCTACAAGATGGGCGTGCTGGCCCGGCTCCTGGGCGCGAAGTGCAAACTGTTCATCAACCGGGGGGTCATCTCCCGGCCCAACGCCGTGTTCTTCCTGTGGACCGCGCTCAGCGACGGGGTCATCGCCAACTCGGTCCGCTGCGCCGAGATACTGCGCAGGCACTGGGTGCGCGGGGGGCTCCTGAACGTGGTCTACAACGCCTATGCGGAACCGGACCACGGCGAGCCCAAGCCGCGCAAGAAGCGGGGCACGCGCTTCATCTACGTGGGCAACGGCGCGCACATCAAGGGGTTCGACGTCTTTCTGAAGGCCGCCGACCGGCTCTGCCGGGACGGGGCGCGCGACCTGGAGTTCGTGGGCGTGGGCGTGGGCGACGGCGAACTCGGCCGGTTCGAGGACGTCCTCACCCCCCGGGTCCGCGAACGCTACCGCAACGCGGGCAAGCTCTCCCACGCCGAGGTCCTGGACGAGCTGCGTTTCGCCGACGTCCTGGTGGTCTCCTCGCGTCTGGAGAGCCTGCCCAACGTCCTGCTCGAAGGGTTCGACTTCGGCCTGCCCGCCGTGTGCACCAGCGTGGGCGGCATCCCCGAGGTGGTCCGCGACGGCGTGGACGGCTTCCTCTGCGCCTCCGAGGACGCGGACTGCCTGGCCGCGCGGATGCGCCGACTGGCCGAGGACCCGCTCAAGCGGTACGCCCTGGGGCTGGCGGGCCGCCGGGTGGTGCGCACCCTGTTCACGCCCGAGGCCAAGGGGCGCAACCTCATGCGCGTGTACATGGGCGAGCGGCTGTACGAGCCCCTGCCCATCGAGGCCATGACCGTGGCCGAGCCCCCGGCCGAACCTGCCGCCGACATCGAGGAGCATACCCATGGGCGCGCCCAAGGCTGA
- a CDS encoding sigma-54-dependent transcriptional regulator gives MSAKTVLFIAEPQSVTAIFPTLQKAGLQAGLADNLNGALGFIKKSRPCLIFCRPQLQGFDAKAFLRKASQIEGFPPVVVFTASGSAEQATEFLELGARDYWIEPLVWEKIRLVLPDEEPEPEPEPAPCPPKADHRPSGNGSPKGRFQIIGRHTAVLRVLALAKQVAGSKATVLISGESGTGKEMFARYLHHNSDRADKPFVAINCAALPEHLLESELFGHEKGAFTGAIQRKLGKFELADGGTILLDEITEMDLGLQAKLLRVLQESEFDRVGGVDTVKVDVRVLATTNRRIEDTVREGKFRQDLYYRLNVIPLALPALKDRGEDVLLLAEYFTNKFTAAYGLAGLAFTDEARKWLMNYDWPGNVRELQNLMERAVLLAGAGPIRPRHFLMGDEQWTPDDLSAIDADQQAACEAAPPSTPDEAVSVMPLHEMEKRLILKSLEETTGNRTRAAELLGISVRTLRNKLNEYKKEGLDV, from the coding sequence ATGTCGGCAAAAACAGTTCTCTTCATCGCGGAGCCGCAGTCCGTGACCGCCATTTTCCCGACCTTGCAGAAGGCCGGGCTGCAGGCGGGGCTGGCCGACAACCTGAACGGGGCCCTGGGCTTCATCAAGAAGTCCCGGCCCTGCCTGATCTTCTGCCGCCCGCAGTTGCAGGGATTCGACGCCAAGGCGTTTCTGCGCAAGGCCTCCCAGATCGAGGGGTTCCCCCCGGTGGTCGTGTTCACGGCCTCGGGCAGCGCCGAGCAGGCCACGGAATTTCTCGAACTCGGGGCGCGCGACTACTGGATAGAGCCCCTGGTCTGGGAAAAGATCCGGCTCGTCCTGCCCGACGAGGAGCCCGAGCCGGAACCCGAACCCGCGCCCTGCCCGCCCAAGGCCGACCACCGGCCGTCCGGCAACGGCTCGCCCAAGGGGCGGTTCCAGATCATCGGCCGCCACACCGCGGTCCTGCGCGTGCTCGCCCTGGCCAAGCAGGTGGCCGGGTCCAAGGCCACGGTGCTCATCTCCGGCGAGTCCGGCACCGGCAAGGAGATGTTCGCCCGCTACCTGCACCACAACTCCGACCGCGCGGACAAGCCGTTCGTGGCCATCAACTGCGCGGCCCTGCCCGAGCACCTGCTGGAAAGCGAGCTGTTCGGCCACGAAAAGGGCGCGTTCACCGGGGCCATCCAGCGCAAGCTCGGCAAGTTCGAGCTGGCCGACGGCGGGACCATCCTCCTGGACGAGATCACCGAGATGGACCTGGGCCTCCAGGCCAAGCTGCTGCGCGTGCTCCAGGAATCGGAGTTCGACCGCGTGGGCGGCGTGGACACGGTCAAGGTGGACGTACGCGTCCTGGCCACCACCAACCGACGCATCGAGGACACGGTCCGGGAAGGCAAGTTCCGCCAGGACCTCTACTACCGGCTGAACGTCATCCCCCTGGCCCTGCCCGCCCTCAAGGACCGGGGCGAGGACGTGCTCCTGCTGGCCGAATACTTCACCAACAAGTTCACCGCGGCCTACGGCCTGGCCGGCCTCGCCTTCACCGACGAGGCCAGGAAATGGCTGATGAACTACGACTGGCCGGGCAACGTGCGCGAGCTGCAGAACCTCATGGAGCGGGCCGTGCTTCTGGCGGGCGCGGGACCCATCCGGCCGCGCCACTTCCTCATGGGTGACGAGCAGTGGACCCCGGACGACCTGTCGGCCATCGACGCGGACCAGCAGGCGGCCTGCGAGGCCGCGCCCCCGTCCACCCCGGACGAGGCCGTGTCGGTCATGCCCCTGCACGAGATGGAGAAGCGGCTCATCCTCAAGAGCCTCGAAGAGACCACCGGCAACCGCACCCGCGCGGCCGAACTGCTCGGCATCTCCGTGCGCACCCT
- a CDS encoding STAS domain-containing protein: MALNQIEEGGVVILAVDGNLDGEGTQALEDKVLALLENGTTRLLFDFTGLDYINSSGLRVLVLAYQRLKKNSGTVAICGVKDYIQEVFEVSGYDKIFPLYPTRIDALGAL; this comes from the coding sequence ATGGCATTGAATCAGATCGAAGAGGGCGGGGTGGTCATCCTCGCCGTGGACGGCAACCTCGACGGCGAGGGCACCCAGGCCCTGGAGGACAAGGTCCTGGCCCTGCTGGAAAACGGCACCACCAGGCTGTTGTTCGACTTCACCGGCCTGGACTACATCAACAGCTCGGGATTGCGGGTCCTGGTCCTGGCCTACCAGCGGCTGAAGAAGAACTCCGGCACCGTGGCCATCTGCGGGGTCAAGGACTACATCCAGGAAGTGTTCGAGGTCTCGGGATACGACAAGATCTTTCCGCTTTACCCCACGCGGATCGATGCCTTGGGGGCGCTGTAG
- a CDS encoding SpoIIE family protein phosphatase — MKISIRVKFFVVLLAFSLGPIFVSRGLMSRASNNVIKETGDQTRRELLGIVSDEFRYTASSLLDLLERGSEVMRLATLGVARVVDGVLALPSPEDGPEPFLANDFGDPDLTPPDAARRQGYSRRTMGNRQQLIQVSFDHPTFHLPHMLDERAVEPEMHRLLLAMPEIRAIFRNLPQAPFWINVAMESGVMMTYPGHGRLPAMYDARTQDWYVKVREANAFQWFHSVDPATRYVVNKVVYPLRDASGRFLGAVSIDIPTHSMMADEQLEARWGGEVRTFLVERIPEGSPTEKGLPILVQREPNEQGRHHWMSAVEQEWLTFDEPVGYEVLLHAMDTRDSGVVDVSYEGEPSLCAFASTEVVSLLVIAPKTVAAKLPDEVAASLQSLFAEVRAMSSVVSGAMLIITGLIAWFGSRAITKPIYAIVEVARKLTRGDFGARIEHHTGDERDDLINSINEMGPQLKELMHLNRVMEVAQEVQRLLLPGAEPELAGYDISGGILYCDKTGGDYYDFLKVCPADHAPCLAVVIGDVSGHGVPSALVMATARGQLHTLSDIEMAPHERVGTINRVLSRDLDGTGRFLTLFYLQLTADSNQVQWVRAGHDPAIRYNPATDVFGELHGEGIPLGVIENYAYATSGTTLEGGEVLVMATDGVWEARNADGEMFGKQRMLAIIRESAHKSAEGIRLAMMAAVEAFQGNGQEDDIAVVVVKREADGKSMARHSISFRMTNKQNCFKCFQPKVEAFGIEHGLHPKIIFHLTLVLDELITNIISYGYADFDEHPIDATIVLQGEDLIIRVEDDSEPFNILEAPEPELDVPLEDRTKPVGGLGIHLIKNMVHGIHYKRENGKNVLTLHKNIGKTHCPVQG, encoded by the coding sequence ATGAAGATATCCATCCGAGTCAAATTCTTCGTGGTCCTCCTGGCCTTCAGCCTGGGGCCCATCTTCGTCTCGCGCGGACTCATGAGCCGGGCCTCCAACAACGTCATCAAGGAGACCGGGGACCAGACCCGGCGCGAGCTGCTCGGCATCGTGTCCGACGAGTTCCGGTATACGGCCTCCTCCCTGCTCGATCTGCTCGAGCGCGGCTCCGAGGTCATGCGCCTGGCCACCCTGGGCGTGGCCCGCGTGGTGGACGGCGTCCTGGCCCTGCCTTCGCCAGAGGACGGGCCGGAGCCCTTCCTGGCCAACGACTTCGGCGATCCGGATCTGACCCCGCCCGACGCGGCCCGGCGTCAGGGGTACAGCCGCCGGACCATGGGCAACCGCCAGCAGCTGATCCAGGTCAGCTTCGACCATCCGACATTCCACCTGCCGCACATGCTCGACGAGCGGGCCGTGGAGCCCGAGATGCACCGCCTGCTCCTGGCCATGCCCGAGATCCGGGCCATCTTCCGAAACCTGCCCCAGGCCCCGTTCTGGATCAACGTGGCCATGGAGTCGGGCGTGATGATGACCTATCCCGGCCACGGCAGGCTGCCCGCCATGTACGACGCCAGGACCCAGGACTGGTACGTCAAGGTCCGGGAGGCGAACGCCTTCCAGTGGTTCCACAGCGTGGACCCGGCCACCCGGTACGTGGTCAACAAGGTGGTCTACCCCCTGCGCGACGCGTCCGGGCGCTTTCTCGGGGCCGTGTCCATCGACATCCCGACCCACTCCATGATGGCGGACGAACAGCTCGAGGCCCGCTGGGGCGGCGAGGTGCGCACCTTCCTGGTGGAGCGCATCCCCGAGGGAAGCCCCACGGAAAAGGGGCTGCCCATCCTGGTCCAGCGGGAGCCCAACGAGCAGGGCCGTCACCACTGGATGAGCGCCGTGGAGCAGGAGTGGCTGACCTTCGACGAGCCCGTGGGCTACGAGGTCCTGCTCCACGCCATGGACACTCGCGACTCCGGCGTGGTGGACGTCTCCTACGAGGGCGAGCCGTCCCTGTGCGCCTTCGCCTCCACCGAGGTTGTCTCGCTGCTGGTCATCGCGCCCAAGACCGTGGCGGCCAAACTGCCCGACGAGGTGGCGGCCTCCCTCCAGAGCCTCTTCGCCGAGGTGCGCGCCATGTCCTCGGTGGTCTCCGGGGCCATGCTGATCATCACCGGGCTCATCGCCTGGTTCGGTTCGCGGGCCATCACCAAGCCCATCTACGCCATCGTCGAGGTGGCCAGGAAGCTGACCCGGGGCGACTTCGGCGCGCGCATCGAGCACCACACCGGGGACGAACGCGACGACCTGATCAATTCCATCAACGAAATGGGCCCGCAGCTCAAGGAGCTCATGCACCTCAACCGGGTCATGGAGGTGGCCCAGGAGGTCCAGCGGCTGCTCCTGCCCGGCGCGGAGCCCGAACTGGCCGGGTACGACATCTCGGGCGGCATCCTCTACTGCGACAAGACCGGCGGCGACTACTACGACTTTCTCAAGGTCTGCCCGGCCGACCACGCCCCCTGCCTGGCCGTGGTCATCGGCGACGTGTCCGGCCACGGCGTGCCGTCGGCCCTGGTCATGGCCACGGCCAGGGGCCAGCTGCACACCCTGTCCGACATCGAGATGGCCCCGCACGAGCGCGTGGGGACCATCAACCGGGTGCTCAGCCGCGACCTGGACGGCACCGGACGGTTCCTGACCCTGTTCTATCTCCAGCTCACGGCGGACTCGAACCAGGTGCAGTGGGTCCGGGCCGGGCACGATCCGGCCATCCGCTACAATCCGGCCACGGACGTCTTCGGCGAGCTGCACGGCGAGGGCATCCCGCTCGGCGTCATCGAGAACTACGCCTACGCGACCAGCGGGACCACCCTCGAAGGGGGCGAGGTCCTGGTCATGGCCACGGACGGGGTCTGGGAGGCCCGCAACGCGGACGGCGAGATGTTCGGCAAACAGAGAATGCTTGCCATCATCCGGGAGAGCGCCCATAAAAGTGCCGAGGGCATCCGCCTGGCCATGATGGCCGCGGTGGAGGCCTTTCAGGGCAACGGCCAGGAGGACGACATCGCCGTCGTCGTGGTCAAGAGGGAAGCGGACGGCAAGTCCATGGCGCGACATTCCATATCCTTCCGCATGACCAACAAGCAGAACTGCTTCAAGTGCTTCCAACCCAAGGTGGAGGCATTCGGCATCGAACACGGCCTGCACCCCAAGATCATTTTCCACCTGACCCTGGTCCTGGACGAGTTGATCACCAACATCATCTCCTACGGGTACGCCGACTTCGACGAGCATCCCATCGACGCGACCATCGTCCTGCAGGGCGAGGACCTGATCATACGGGTGGAGGACGACTCCGAGCCCTTCAACATCCTGGAGGCCCCGGAGCCCGAACTGGACGTGCCCCTGGAGGATCGCACCAAGCCCGTGGGCGGCCTGGGCATCCACCTGATCAAGAACATGGTGCACGGCATCCATTACAAGCGAGAAAACGGCAAGAACGTCCTGACCCTGCACAAGAACATCGGCAAGACCCACTGCCCGGTGCAGGGCTAG
- a CDS encoding ABC transporter ATP-binding protein/permease has protein sequence MPHPNDQKRITKTSLYSWVLYKSVPLQLAVVGIIVVTVAMRVVPLEMQKRIINQAIGMKDVSALWRYCALYIGSVTLAAILKFAINLMQVQIGERALKTIRERLYEHLLSLPVQFYRRTSPGNVISYLITEFIPVATFIGQAVAVPAVNILTFLAMAAYMINLNPTIGLISISIYPVELFVLPRVQKYFRRANRRRIKHTQALSGLVGEAVSGVHEVHSNASIPLEKQRFSKVLNKLYKATVLQNGIKFAIKFVNNFFMSLGPFVLFLIGGWYAIQGRFDVGAIVAFLSAYEKLYDPWKELMEFWQVYQDSSVRYQQIMRAFDHAPEFKQVTEGRAPYLLDNDVEIRNLSFVVGGNVRLLDNVSLKVKGGEHVALVGFSGSGKSTLALCVALLYKYTSGSVLLGGREVSELTKQDISYNLGMVAQHPFIFDGTVKENLLYSCRSLAMQGGHCPGGDEPSLDDLIKITQQVGLFTDVLAFALRSRLDPEADNAALKEAILASRKEFQEGEAGMYADVAEHIEFFDTDSYSRYMTVAENIAFGASNAEPFDQEHLHAHPEFLKFLDDHGLMAHLTVLGETLARVVTDELGPEPSHEDFAGSPITEAEYGDYQKVANRLDSGEPLSEQEKALILKLAMGYTPGIHKQVVLDKGFANRVVHSRRDFMDLATERYPGAFTFFAQDKYIDALNIQDNILFGRVRTDAQGAEEEINHRIMQALIMQGALEPVVEMGLNFQVGSMGDRLSGGQRQKVALARTFLKAPPVLILDEATAALDNKSQARVQNILTNNWKGKSTVLAVIHRLDMLPYYDKVVVLKAGRIVEQGEYRALLDRKGALYTLIHGTED, from the coding sequence ATGCCGCACCCCAACGACCAGAAACGAATCACCAAAACCTCCCTGTATTCCTGGGTCCTGTACAAGAGCGTCCCGCTCCAACTGGCCGTGGTGGGCATCATCGTGGTCACCGTGGCCATGCGCGTGGTCCCGCTGGAAATGCAGAAACGGATCATCAACCAGGCCATCGGCATGAAGGACGTCTCGGCCCTGTGGCGGTACTGCGCCCTGTACATCGGGTCCGTGACCCTGGCCGCGATCCTCAAGTTCGCCATCAACCTGATGCAGGTCCAGATCGGCGAGCGCGCCCTGAAGACCATCCGCGAGCGGCTCTACGAACACCTCCTGTCCCTGCCAGTGCAGTTCTACCGCCGCACCTCGCCCGGCAACGTCATCTCCTACCTGATCACCGAGTTCATCCCGGTGGCCACCTTCATCGGCCAGGCCGTTGCCGTGCCCGCGGTGAACATCCTGACCTTCCTGGCCATGGCCGCATACATGATCAACCTCAACCCGACCATCGGGTTGATCTCCATCTCCATCTACCCGGTGGAGCTCTTCGTCCTGCCGCGCGTCCAGAAATACTTCCGCCGGGCCAACCGCCGCCGAATCAAGCACACCCAGGCCCTGTCCGGCCTGGTGGGCGAGGCCGTCTCCGGGGTGCACGAGGTCCACTCCAACGCCTCCATCCCACTGGAAAAGCAGCGCTTCAGCAAGGTCCTGAACAAGCTCTACAAGGCCACCGTACTGCAGAACGGGATCAAGTTCGCCATCAAGTTCGTGAACAATTTCTTCATGAGCCTGGGCCCGTTCGTGCTCTTCCTCATCGGCGGCTGGTACGCCATCCAGGGCCGCTTCGACGTGGGCGCCATCGTGGCCTTCCTGTCGGCCTACGAGAAGCTCTACGACCCGTGGAAGGAGCTGATGGAGTTCTGGCAGGTCTACCAGGACAGTTCGGTGCGCTACCAGCAGATCATGCGCGCCTTCGACCACGCGCCGGAGTTCAAGCAGGTCACCGAGGGACGCGCCCCCTACCTTCTGGACAACGACGTGGAGATCCGCAATCTGTCCTTCGTGGTCGGCGGCAACGTCCGGCTGCTGGACAACGTCTCCCTCAAGGTCAAGGGCGGCGAACACGTGGCCCTGGTCGGCTTCTCGGGCTCGGGCAAGTCCACCCTGGCCCTGTGCGTGGCCCTGCTCTACAAGTACACCAGCGGCTCGGTCCTGCTCGGCGGGCGCGAGGTCTCGGAGCTGACCAAGCAGGACATCTCCTACAACCTCGGCATGGTCGCCCAGCACCCGTTCATCTTCGACGGCACGGTCAAGGAGAACCTGCTCTACTCCTGCCGCTCCCTGGCCATGCAGGGCGGGCACTGTCCGGGCGGCGACGAGCCCAGCCTGGACGACCTGATCAAGATCACCCAGCAGGTGGGGCTGTTCACCGACGTCCTGGCCTTCGCCCTGCGCTCCCGCCTGGACCCCGAAGCGGACAACGCGGCCCTCAAGGAGGCCATCCTGGCCTCGCGCAAGGAGTTCCAGGAGGGTGAGGCGGGCATGTACGCGGACGTGGCCGAGCACATCGAGTTCTTCGACACGGACTCCTACTCGCGCTACATGACCGTGGCCGAGAACATCGCCTTCGGCGCGTCCAACGCCGAGCCCTTCGACCAGGAGCACCTGCACGCCCATCCGGAATTTCTGAAGTTTCTCGACGACCACGGGCTGATGGCCCACCTGACGGTCCTCGGCGAGACCCTGGCCAGGGTGGTCACGGACGAGCTCGGCCCGGAGCCCTCCCACGAGGACTTCGCGGGCAGCCCCATTACCGAGGCCGAGTACGGCGACTACCAGAAGGTGGCCAACCGGCTGGATTCGGGCGAACCGCTGTCCGAGCAGGAAAAGGCGCTGATCCTCAAGCTGGCCATGGGCTACACGCCGGGCATCCACAAGCAGGTGGTCCTGGACAAGGGGTTCGCCAACCGCGTGGTCCACTCCCGCCGGGACTTCATGGACCTGGCCACGGAGCGCTACCCCGGCGCGTTCACCTTCTTCGCCCAAGACAAATACATCGACGCCCTGAACATCCAGGACAACATCCTGTTCGGCCGCGTGCGCACCGACGCCCAGGGGGCCGAGGAGGAGATCAACCACCGGATCATGCAGGCCCTGATCATGCAGGGGGCCCTGGAGCCGGTGGTGGAGATGGGGTTGAATTTCCAGGTGGGCTCCATGGGCGACCGGCTGTCCGGCGGCCAGCGCCAGAAGGTGGCCCTGGCCCGGACCTTCCTCAAGGCCCCGCCCGTGCTCATCCTGGACGAGGCCACCGCCGCCCTGGACAACAAGTCCCAGGCCCGGGTGCAGAACATCCTGACCAACAACTGGAAGGGCAAGTCCACGGTCCTGGCGGTCATCCACCGGCTGGACATGCTGCCCTATTACGACAAGGTGGTGGTCCTCAAGGCGGGCCGCATCGTGGAACAGGGCGAATACCGGGCGCTCCTGGATCGAAAGGGCGCGCTCTACACCCTGATCCACGGCACGGAGGACTAG